A part of Vulcanisaeta moutnovskia 768-28 genomic DNA contains:
- a CDS encoding carbamoyltransferase N-terminal domain-containing protein — MTIVVGFNWPLEHDNSVAVIVDGELVFASEEERWTRHKHSPGEPPINALKQAFKFLKNKYGIKPKEIDAYAVNFHPGILPNKLYMKFLRSVLMNALSFHYLSGIYGQLSILDKAHALISVGFRYLTWPLDRGAILVWAERLVKKVIYDLGEELPSKVRIIPVEHHLAHAASAYYFSGFNNAAVVTVDGYGELESTVIWRVRNGEFEKVVSIPTYYGSLGLLYEEVSGRLVMIA, encoded by the coding sequence GTGACTATTGTTGTTGGGTTTAATTGGCCTTTGGAGCATGATAACTCGGTTGCTGTTATTGTTGATGGTGAGTTGGTCTTCGCGAGTGAGGAGGAGAGGTGGACTAGGCATAAGCACTCGCCGGGTGAACCACCAATAAACGCATTAAAGCAAGCCTTTAAATTCCTAAAGAACAAGTATGGGATAAAGCCGAAGGAAATAGATGCATATGCCGTGAACTTCCACCCAGGTATATTACCTAATAAACTGTATATGAAGTTTTTAAGAAGCGTTTTAATGAATGCGTTATCTTTTCATTACTTAAGCGGTATTTATGGACAGCTTTCAATACTTGACAAGGCTCATGCTTTGATCAGCGTCGGTTTTCGTTATCTCACTTGGCCTTTGGATAGGGGTGCTATTCTTGTTTGGGCCGAGAGACTTGTTAAGAAGGTTATTTATGATCTTGGTGAGGAGTTGCCGAGTAAAGTTAGGATAATCCCAGTTGAGCATCATCTTGCTCATGCCGCCTCTGCCTACTACTTCAGCGGCTTTAACAACGCTGCTGTTGTTACTGTCGATGGTTACGGTGAGCTTGAGTCTACGGTTATTTGGAGGGTTAGGAATGGTGAGTTTGAGAAGGTGGTCTCAATACCGACCTATTATGGGTCACTCGGGCTCCTCTATGAGGAGGTTTCCGGACGATTGGTTATGATCGCTTAG
- a CDS encoding FkbM family methyltransferase, translating to MPDGVKLKYIDPFTIAETWLYDVHFLGFDLSNWLVVDVGAYIGDTALYYARRGAFVIAVEPVPINYEEMIRNIELNPGLRPRILPINAAIADRDDYVNISYDGEFDGAASIYEVKRFKARVRSMRLGTLINEVSRLSIDLSSFRVKVLKLDCKGCEWDVVSNETDVLRLFDIIKVEYAGYLRNYTANDLISKIEPMGYKCRTWTHNDIAIRTGLSRHGTLTCFKD from the coding sequence ATGCCTGACGGTGTTAAGCTAAAGTACATCGACCCATTCACCATTGCCGAGACTTGGCTCTATGATGTTCATTTTCTTGGTTTTGACCTCAGTAATTGGCTCGTTGTTGATGTTGGCGCGTATATTGGCGATACGGCCCTCTACTACGCTAGGAGAGGCGCCTTCGTCATTGCCGTTGAGCCAGTGCCCATTAATTACGAGGAGATGATTAGGAATATTGAGCTTAACCCAGGGCTTAGGCCGAGGATATTACCCATCAATGCCGCCATTGCAGATAGGGATGATTATGTGAATATATCCTATGATGGCGAGTTTGATGGTGCAGCATCCATATATGAGGTGAAAAGGTTTAAGGCTAGGGTTAGGTCTATGAGGCTTGGGACGCTGATTAATGAGGTTTCAAGGCTTAGTATTGATTTGAGCAGCTTCAGGGTCAAGGTTCTCAAGTTGGATTGTAAGGGCTGTGAGTGGGATGTGGTCAGTAACGAGACTGACGTGCTTAGGCTATTCGACATCATTAAGGTCGAGTACGCGGGTTACCTGAGGAACTACACAGCCAATGATCTAATCAGCAAAATAGAGCCAATGGGGTACAAATGCCGAACATGGACACACAACGACATAGCCATAAGGACTGGACTTAGTAGGCATGGAACATTGACATGCTTTAAAGACTAG